The Deltaproteobacteria bacterium DNA window AATGCTCTGCTAATCTATAAGAACCCTGCGCCAATAATTTACCGAATTCTTCTTTTTGTTCACCCATGAGTTTTATTGCTTCTACAAGTGCATCGCCCGACCCAAATTGAAGGGGAAATGGTACATCCTGTTTAGGGATATATCCATTTTCGTATAACTCCATTGTACAGGCGACAGTAGAACCTGCCGAGATTGTGTCCAGTCCATATCTATCACACAGGTAGTTTGACATGACAACTGCATTTAGATCAGAGACACCGCACATAGCGCCAAATGCCCATATTGATTCATATTCAGGACCTACTCCGTATTCGCCTTTATATTTTCCCTCTCTTATCTCTGTTACTCTTCCGCATCCGATTGGGCAATCTCCACATGCACTATTCCTTATGAGATTTTTCTCTGTCAATGTTTCTCCGCTAATTTGTCCTGCTTCAGGAAAGTACGCATCCTGTGCATTTCTTGTGGGCATTCCTCCTATGCCATTGACTACATTCACAAGTATCGCACTTCCATATTTTGCTCCTCCACCGCCAGAGAATGCATCCTTACTGAGTATATCTCTCGTTTTGTACACCGCTTCCATGAATTTTTCTGGTTCTGCAACACTTATGCCAAGATTTCCCCTCACTGCGATACCTTTCAGGTTCTTACTTCCCACCACTGCTCCTACGCCTGTTCTTCCTGCTGCTCTGTGCCCGCTAAACATGACATTGGAGATCAGAGAGAGTTTTTCTCCAGCTGGTCCTATTAACATTGTTTCTGCTTCTGGATGGGTTTCTTCTCTCATCATTTTATCCGCTTCAATTACAAGTTTTCCCCATAGCTGTTTTGCATCCCTTATTTCTACTTTTCCCTTATTTATCCAGAGGTAGGTGGGTTCTTTTGCTTTCCCCTCAATGATTATCATATCATAGCCTGCCTGCTTCAATGCTGGAGAAAAATGCCCTCCAGAATTTGAACATGCAATTGCATTATTCAATGCACCTTTTGTTATGACCATTACTCTTCCAGAGGCAGGAGCGACCGTTCCATCCAATGGCCCAGTTGCTATAATTACTTTATTCCCTTCTGAAAGGGGTTCTACTTTTGGATTTATTTCTTCATATATAATTCGTGTTCCGTATCCTCTACCGCCAATGTATTTTTTTGTCCATTCTTCATTTAACTCTTCGGTTTTCACATCTCCATTTGTAAGGTTTACCCTGAGAATTCTATTTTGATAACCACCTTTAATCATGGGTTCACCCCCCTTGCCATCTCTTTTGCAATTTCTTTATATCTGATGGCAACTCCTTTCTGTTTGGTTATTACAATGTCTTCCACTTCTTCAAAGGTAAGCGCTTTTGCGGCACATACCTTTACACATTCTGGATC harbors:
- a CDS encoding aldehyde ferredoxin oxidoreductase family protein, producing the protein MIKGGYQNRILRVNLTNGDVKTEELNEEWTKKYIGGRGYGTRIIYEEINPKVEPLSEGNKVIIATGPLDGTVAPASGRVMVITKGALNNAIACSNSGGHFSPALKQAGYDMIIIEGKAKEPTYLWINKGKVEIRDAKQLWGKLVIEADKMMREETHPEAETMLIGPAGEKLSLISNVMFSGHRAAGRTGVGAVVGSKNLKGIAVRGNLGISVAEPEKFMEAVYKTRDILSKDAFSGGGGAKYGSAILVNVVNGIGGMPTRNAQDAYFPEAGQISGETLTEKNLIRNSACGDCPIGCGRVTEIREGKYKGEYGVGPEYESIWAFGAMCGVSDLNAVVMSNYLCDRYGLDTISAGSTVACTMELYENGYIPKQDVPFPLQFGSGDALVEAIKLMGEQKEEFGKLLAQGSYRLAEHYGHPELSMSVKKQEFPAYDPRAIKGIGLEYATSNRGACHVRGYTIAAEVLGRVDRLKYEGKAELTKTFQDLTAALDSTGICLFTTFGLGGKDIASLYSTATGFECDAAEFMKIGERIWNLEKLFNLKSGFTRKDDTLPPRILKEPIKTGPSKGEIEELDKMLDDYYKVRGWYKDSIPTKEKLEELELSELK